One window of uncultured Desulfovibrio sp. genomic DNA carries:
- a CDS encoding outer membrane homotrimeric porin, which produces MKRICTLILAAGLVFGAATGASAIDFKAKGQWLMGFSAGDNSLTSKTRENSNKTKGDNGDGFVAQQRVRLQLDAVASEALSGTVYFEIGTQTWGQSASGGSLGADGNNQVKVKNAYIDWAIPQTDAKVRMGIQGLALPNTVAGGSAILDTDVAAVVASYKFNENVSMTAFWARPFNDNFSGKDARYHGTNHVNYLDNMDLFGVTAPLTFDGVNVTPWIMYGMLGKNTLTNYDADKNEYNQVANNNDGNPPMTLMPAPMGSSITGNDFVRLGGTSKSYGSMFWAGLPLAVTVFDPLNIELDINYGYVEGMGRYDVQKGQSNEWVRGSSQRQGWLAKALVEYKMDWATPGLFGWYASGDDSSVKNGSERMPSLVPTGNFTSYMGDGNMGWLRQDYGVDYAGTWGIGTQLKDMSFLEDLKHTFRVAYWGGTNSTSMVKYMKTAYSWSDGLGANTVPYLTTNDGLVEFNLVNSYKIYQNLEMNLELDYMVNCMDNSTWKKAQTPSSFSKQDMYQAKVVFAYSF; this is translated from the coding sequence ATGAAACGCATCTGTACGCTTATCCTGGCCGCCGGCCTGGTGTTCGGCGCGGCCACCGGTGCCAGCGCCATTGATTTCAAGGCTAAGGGCCAGTGGCTCATGGGCTTTAGCGCTGGCGACAACAGCCTGACCAGCAAGACCCGTGAAAACAGCAACAAGACCAAGGGCGACAATGGCGACGGCTTTGTTGCCCAGCAGCGCGTGCGCTTGCAGTTGGACGCCGTGGCTTCTGAAGCCCTGTCCGGCACCGTGTACTTTGAAATTGGCACCCAGACCTGGGGTCAGAGCGCCTCTGGCGGCTCCCTCGGCGCTGACGGCAACAATCAGGTTAAAGTGAAGAACGCCTACATCGACTGGGCCATCCCCCAGACCGATGCCAAGGTGCGCATGGGTATCCAGGGTCTTGCCCTGCCCAACACCGTTGCTGGTGGCTCCGCTATTCTTGATACCGACGTGGCCGCTGTTGTCGCTTCGTACAAGTTCAATGAAAACGTCAGCATGACCGCTTTCTGGGCGCGCCCCTTCAATGATAACTTCTCTGGCAAGGATGCCCGTTACCACGGCACCAACCATGTGAACTATCTTGACAACATGGATCTGTTCGGCGTGACTGCCCCCCTGACCTTTGATGGCGTGAACGTGACCCCCTGGATCATGTACGGCATGCTGGGCAAGAATACCCTGACCAACTACGACGCCGACAAGAACGAATACAATCAGGTTGCCAACAACAATGACGGCAACCCGCCCATGACCCTGATGCCCGCCCCCATGGGTTCGTCCATCACCGGTAACGATTTCGTGCGCCTCGGCGGCACCAGCAAGTCTTACGGTTCCATGTTCTGGGCCGGTCTGCCCCTGGCTGTGACCGTGTTCGATCCCCTGAACATCGAGCTGGACATCAACTATGGCTATGTTGAAGGCATGGGCCGTTACGATGTGCAGAAGGGCCAGAGCAACGAATGGGTGCGCGGCAGCTCCCAGCGTCAGGGCTGGCTGGCCAAGGCCCTTGTTGAATACAAGATGGATTGGGCCACCCCCGGTCTGTTCGGCTGGTACGCTTCCGGCGACGACAGCAGCGTGAAGAACGGTTCCGAGCGCATGCCTTCCCTGGTGCCCACCGGCAACTTCACCTCCTACATGGGCGACGGCAACATGGGCTGGCTGCGTCAGGACTACGGCGTTGATTACGCCGGTACCTGGGGCATCGGCACCCAGCTGAAGGACATGAGCTTCCTGGAAGACCTGAAGCACACCTTCCGTGTGGCCTACTGGGGCGGCACCAACAGCACCAGCATGGTCAAGTACATGAAGACCGCCTACTCCTGGTCCGATGGTCTTGGCGCCAACACCGTGCCTTACCTGACCACCAACGACGGTCTTGTAGAATTCAACCTCGTGAACTCCTACAAGATCTACCAGAACCTGGAAATGAACCTGGAACTGGACTACATGGTCAACTGCATGGACAACAGCACCTGGAAGAAGGCTCAGACCCCCAGCTCGTTCAGCAAGCAGGACATGTACCAGGCCAAAGTGGTCTTCGCGTACAGCTTCTAA
- the gpmI gene encoding 2,3-bisphosphoglycerate-independent phosphoglycerate mutase, translated as MIMTPTLLLILDGWGIAEPGPGNAPYIAATPNMDALLVSCPHSQLVASGRDVGLPRGYMGNSEVGHLNIGAGRVVYQDMTRIDVALEDGSFAANPVLNELLESIRKSGGKLHLAGLLSDGGVHSHMHHLEALCGIAHKAGVPVRIHCLMDGRDRDPHSGVDFMRALQKSIEGQPKTRIASMVGRFFAMDRDKHWERLEEAWEVIVHGTPATTLAPVAAIEASYAAGITDEFIKPLCFAAGDDAGMADGDGLFLFNFRADRMRQFTQAFIQPEFDGFDRGRVPVLAGIASMTAYESSFNIPVAFPKEAVSMGLGEVVSRQGLKQLRLAETEKYAHVTYFFNGGLEEPFAGEDRILVPSPREVKTYDQKPSMSAVEVTDKFVEAWNSGAYDLVVCNLANGDMVGHTGILQAAVNACEVVDACLGRMVAAVEARKGRMIVIADHGNCEKMLTPDGQPHTAHTTNPVPCILLEPDGKVRALADGRLADVATTILGLWGMQPSELMTGRNLAAPQNAGEANRG; from the coding sequence ATAATCATGACGCCCACGCTTTTGCTGATTCTTGATGGCTGGGGGATTGCCGAGCCGGGGCCCGGCAACGCGCCCTATATTGCAGCTACACCCAATATGGATGCGCTCCTTGTGAGCTGCCCGCATTCCCAGCTGGTAGCCTCCGGGCGCGATGTGGGGCTGCCGCGCGGCTACATGGGCAATTCCGAGGTGGGGCATCTGAACATCGGCGCAGGCCGCGTGGTGTATCAGGACATGACCCGCATCGATGTGGCGCTGGAAGACGGCAGCTTTGCCGCCAATCCAGTACTCAACGAGCTGCTTGAATCAATTCGCAAGAGCGGCGGCAAGCTGCATCTGGCGGGGCTGCTTTCTGATGGCGGTGTACACAGCCACATGCATCATCTTGAAGCCCTGTGCGGCATTGCCCATAAGGCAGGGGTGCCTGTGCGCATCCACTGCCTCATGGACGGGCGCGACCGCGACCCGCACAGCGGCGTGGATTTTATGCGCGCGCTGCAAAAGAGCATTGAAGGGCAGCCCAAGACGCGCATCGCCAGTATGGTGGGCCGTTTTTTTGCTATGGATCGCGACAAGCACTGGGAGCGCCTTGAGGAAGCATGGGAAGTTATCGTTCACGGTACCCCTGCAACAACGCTTGCGCCCGTTGCGGCCATTGAAGCCTCTTACGCGGCTGGCATCACGGACGAATTCATCAAGCCCCTGTGCTTTGCTGCGGGCGATGATGCAGGCATGGCCGATGGCGATGGCCTGTTCCTGTTCAACTTCCGTGCAGACCGCATGCGCCAGTTTACCCAGGCGTTTATTCAGCCTGAGTTTGACGGCTTTGACCGTGGCCGCGTTCCGGTTCTGGCCGGGATTGCTTCCATGACCGCCTATGAATCAAGCTTCAATATCCCCGTGGCCTTTCCCAAGGAGGCCGTGAGCATGGGGCTTGGCGAAGTGGTTTCCCGGCAAGGGCTGAAGCAGCTGCGCCTGGCGGAAACGGAAAAATACGCGCACGTCACCTACTTTTTCAATGGCGGACTTGAAGAGCCTTTTGCTGGTGAGGATCGCATCCTTGTGCCGTCCCCCCGCGAGGTGAAAACCTACGACCAAAAGCCTTCCATGAGCGCCGTTGAAGTGACGGACAAATTTGTGGAAGCCTGGAATTCCGGCGCGTACGATCTTGTGGTCTGCAATCTCGCCAATGGCGACATGGTGGGTCATACGGGCATTCTCCAGGCTGCGGTCAACGCCTGCGAAGTGGTTGACGCCTGCCTGGGGCGCATGGTTGCCGCTGTGGAGGCCCGCAAGGGCCGCATGATTGTCATTGCCGACCACGGCAACTGCGAAAAAATGCTCACGCCCGATGGCCAGCCCCACACGGCCCACACCACCAATCCCGTTCCCTGCATTCTGCTGGAACCAGATGGAAAGGTGCGCGCCCTGGCGGACGGCAGGCTGGCCGATGTGGCCACCACCATTCTTGGCCTTTGGGGAATGCAGCCTTCTGAACTGATGACCGGGCGCAATCTGGCCGCGCCCCAAAATGCAGGGGAGGCCAACCGTGGCTGA
- the rsfS gene encoding ribosome silencing factor produces the protein MENNTSSSPAGGTAPKRYSDVPLEEKLADVVTWLEEHKAARVVSIDMAGQGGFAEALVIASAGSVRHAQSLADGVGELCRQRNFEYLRMEGYTAGQWILVDMNDIVVNVFLEPVRELYGLEALWGKAASLAEARSGE, from the coding sequence ATGGAAAACAACACTTCTTCTTCACCTGCAGGGGGCACTGCCCCCAAGCGTTATTCGGATGTCCCCCTGGAAGAAAAGCTGGCGGACGTGGTCACGTGGCTTGAAGAGCACAAGGCCGCGCGCGTGGTCAGCATAGATATGGCCGGGCAGGGCGGTTTTGCCGAGGCTCTGGTCATTGCCAGCGCCGGTTCGGTGCGTCACGCCCAGAGCCTCGCCGATGGCGTGGGCGAACTTTGCCGCCAGCGCAATTTTGAATATCTGCGCATGGAAGGCTACACCGCCGGTCAGTGGATTCTGGTGGACATGAACGACATTGTCGTCAACGTTTTTCTGGAGCCGGTGCGCGAGCTTTACGGCCTTGAAGCCCTGTGGGGCAAGGCTGCATCACTGGCCGAAGCCCGAAGCGGGGAATAA